The sequence below is a genomic window from Harpia harpyja isolate bHarHar1 chromosome 3, bHarHar1 primary haplotype, whole genome shotgun sequence.
GTTGAGATGGCTTCAAAGTCTCCTTACTCATGAGGTCTGATGACCATCTCCCCATTGCCATTTATAATGTGATTTATTACAATTCAACCCAGTAGAGTACTCTGAATCAGTAAGTTACCTGCTTGCCATAGAAATTGGTGTCCCCTCTGAAAGAAGCACGAGAGCCGGTGAAAGAGAACATGGGCAGAGGTACTGGGATTGGAACATTGACACCCACCTAAACCAAAGGAAAGCTGCCATATTAATCACAAGAAATAGCAGATTGCAGAGCTCTTTTCAAAAGTTACcgcattttctttccttaaatctGAGGCTGGGTACTGTTGGCTGAGTGATTAGTCAGTACAGCTGGATGGCTACGCACTGTAAATGGCGAGTACTAAGAACAACAATTTTAGCTTGCACATACCTGTCCCACGTCTACTAAGTGAGAATATTTCCGAGCTGTGGCTCCATTGGTGGTGAAGATTGCAGTTCCATTTCCATAGGGGTTATTGTTCACCATCTCAATGGCATCATCCAAAGTGTCTGCTTCCAGAACCACTAAGACGGGTCCAAAGATTTCCTCCTTATAGCAAGTCATGTTTGGCTGCCAagacaaacagcagaaaaaacagcttgTATATAGGATATAATAAACAGGATATAATAAAAATATCCTCGTAAATAGGATATAATAAACACACATGCTGCTAATGGTCAGGATATTCCTAGGATCACCCATCATACTGCTCTGCCACAGGCCATCCTTCAGTcctctttgccttttcaccaTTTCCCATGCCCTGCCATCTATCTCGTCCACTAAAGAGGGTACCACTTTTCATCTCCAGAGCACTTTCTGCTTTTACTGCCTGCCTAACCTCTCTTACAGATTTTTTCTGACCAAGGCTGATTAAGATGGGGATTAATGCAGGGTAGTTTACTTCAGTTCTTGTTGACAAAGTGACTAGAACCTGCTATCCTTTCCAACTCAAGTGTCCAGGATTTATGTCTGATAATTAGCAATGTCTGACACATAAAAAACCACCAGTTGGAGAGTACTTTAATCACTAATAGCTAATACAGCAAAGTACAAAACATTCATTTGACAAGGTGTAAGTTTTACATGCCTTACGATATTATTAACCACTGTATAAGAAAACTAAGAATCACAAAATCTCAGTAAAACTTTTGGTTTTGAATACCTAACAATATTTATGACACATCACAGGAAAGTGAAGTATTTTAAGATGTTTAATGAAAATTAGGCAAGAAAATTCTGAGATAGATTAAAAGCCTGAATTATGTAATAGCATAAAATCAATAAAATCCTAAAATACAAAGTACAATAGCAGAATTATCAAGATTGGTTTGCTATCATGGAATCACTCACCAAAAGGCCCATGAGGAATGAATACTTAAATATTAAGGAAATCATACCAGCTAATTGCATAAACATAAAAGAATGAATTTAGGTATGAAAACTCACATGGATGTGTACCTGCTAAAGAATATTCCCCCATAGTAGTGTCCATCTGTTGCACACCATGCATTATGTTGAGAGGCTGACTCAACGAAGTTGCGAATATGTTCAACAACAAAGATTTTGTACCTTATCCTGTATTATTCTCGTGAAGATTTCCACAAATATTTAGCTTGTGTTTCTGCAAGTACTTAAACTGCAAACTGCAGGAATGTGTAACGGAGGAAGGAAAATTGCAAGTCTGGCTGTTCATCATACTCTTCCTTAGGTATCTGCTGCTGGCCATTACTACAGACGGATGCTCAACGGACATCTAGTTTAACACAGTACGAACTGCCCCTATCTTCTAATTGGCTGCAATCTATTCAAGTTAAGATCATTAACCTCATTCAGAGTATGCTGCACTACTGCAAATTCTTTTATCACCTCCACGACAGCATTACAATGAGCACTTCATTGGAATTGTGCAAGGGAAGGCTGAGCCATTTATGGGCTTTCTAGCTGGTGATTATTGATTACTGACTGATTTGGGTAACCCGTTTTTCAGTTGACCCTGCAATATACACTATCAAGCACTGGTTTTGGTCATCTTACCTTGACATTGGCAAGGATTGTTGGCCCAACAAAATTGCCATTTTCATAGCCCTTCACTTTGATATTACGTCCATCCAGAAgaaggctggcaccttcttttACTCCTTTCTCAATCAGATGGCAAACCCGTTCCTTAGCTTGGGGACTGATTAGAGGCCCTAGATCTGCTCCAGGCTGGTCTCCTGTGAAGAGGCAGAGATGCCAAGTTTTTAACCCTGACAGCTTCCTCTTCACAGGCATCATGGAGACAACTACACTGGCAGAAAAGATCTGAAAATCCTGACGTTTCTGAGACACAGAAACAAAGATTTGAGATGTTAATGAACAGGAGTAATAGCGTGCAACTCTCATAATCAACAAATAAGAGAAGTCATAAGCGTAAGCATAATTTTAGATCACCGGGAAGCCAAAATTCAATAGATTCTTCTCAGAAACGAAACTTTTCCCCTTTGCAGGACTTCACTGAACATAAATGAAAGATAATTCTCCTAGAATTAATAACAGTCTAGCTTTTCCTAAgtacttttttccatttttcctttttattgcatGCTTACTACAAATTGGTAGGTTGAGTTAAACATAGTACATAACCTCAAAGCTCCAGTTGAAACAAGACCGATCCTGTAAACATTGCATCACAGTCATACTGCCAAGCCTTCCTACATACTCCTAACTCCAAGTCTAGGGCTGTGTTTCCCAGTCCAGACAATCTGCTAGCTCCTACCCCTACACATCAAACCTATGGTGCCAATAGCTCCAAGGGACACACCGCAGTAAGGCAGATACACCAACCTAAAAAGCTACAGTTGTACAGAATTACCTCATAAGAAATTATCACAGTCTGTACCTGCATTTACACGTAGATTTTTGGCTCTCTCCACAAGCTCTGGCAGCCATTTCTGAGCTTCGCCCACTAGAATTGCTGTAGACAGGGCCATGCAGCGTTGGCCAGCTGCTCCAAAAGCAGCTCCAACCAGCTGGTTCAAGGTGTTCTCTTTGTTGGCATCAGGCATCACCACACCATGGTTCTTGGCTCCCTGAAATATAACACATACACAGTCTCCCATTATTAACCACCCCAGCCCACTTCTCTAGCTCTCCGGCAATATATTCATATAGTAGCTATGACTCTGCTACCAACAGGCTGGCAAGAAGGGCAGCCTCATCACTTAACTATCAGTAGCAAAGTCAGCTTCTGCTGCTGAGTAGCGTTAAGTCTCAACATTCACAGGAGACAGAGGCAGTCTATGTGCTGAAGTGTGCTCCATTCAGACGCATTACCATGTTGGCCTGGACTCTCTTGCCATTCCGGGATCCTCTCTCATAGATGTACTCGCCAGCCTGATTAGATCCCACAAAGCTGATTGCTCTGATATCCGGATGGTCACAAATGAAATTCACAGCTTCAAATAGGAAATAATACATTATAACTGTGGTGCACAAATGCTTCCCTCTGTTCCCATCCCCGCAGTGCTAAATTTGTGTATCTTTCTTATTGAAATTCTTGCCTCTGTGTTTCCTACATCTGAGTTCCCCCACTGCCTGTCTATGCATCTCTCCACTAACTTCTCAGGACGTGTACTCCTGCCCCTGTCCCTGGCTCTCTGCCATCTCTTCACGCTTTGGGCATCTCCCAAGGCACCTGAGTGATGCCGAAGTGAAGTTATTGTTGTCTATTTGTATCCTCATGTTCTGAAACTACTTGTATGCTGTAAAAAATATCATGTTAGGAGCTAGAATACTGGCATCCACTGCATATTCAGTGAGGCATTTAATTCTTGATTAGGCCTCCTTGGGAAACCAAGATGATTTATCTACTTACTTCAGTTGGAGCTTAGGTTGCTAAATAGAATTTGAGCACTTACATGCCTTGGGAACTCTGACCCCAGCCCCCAACATTTTGTCCACCGTATCTCCTGAAAAATTTGGTGCAAGATGGCAGAGAATCTTCCAGTCACCTCCCTTCATGTCCATCAAAAGGGCTGAAGCACCTGTCCAAACCTATCTAACAGCAGCAGTATCAGACTCTCCAAACGATACCTCCACTGAACATATACAACACTTACAGACTCCAGCCATCTCCCAAGAAGGGCTATTATTACCTTCATGTTGTCCATGGATGATATTCAGGGTCCCATTGGGGGCACCAGCATCCTGAAACAGCTTGGCAAGGAACATGAGTGCTCCTGGTACACGCTCAGATGGTTTCATCAAGAAGGTGTTTCCACAAACCATAGCCATGGGGAACATCCAAAGAGGAATCATGGCTGGGAAATTGAATGGTGCAATTCCAGCACACACGCCCAGAGGCAGACGGTAGGTATAAGTGTCCATGTCTTTAGTGATGGAGGGCATGGTCTCTCCCAGTATGAGGGATGTCACACTGCAAGCATGTTCAACCACCTCTGCAGCAGAAAGGGCAATATGCCATTGGATGATCTGTTAACAGTTAGTCCCCGAACTCCCTTCTCACCACTGCCTTGACCCAAGTCTTTCTTCCAGCCTCTTTTCCCATAACTTAAAACTCATTGTGCTCCAGAAAATCCCTTTGCTCTGCCAAGCACTGTGAGCTCATTGTGAATGGATTCTCTCTTGAGTGCATTGTATGTCACTGTGATAGGACCACAGACACAACAGCCCCAGTAAAAGAAGCACAGGTATAGTATTATTGTACCTTAGACATCTGAGCACAAGCAAGAAGTTCTTATCCCTTTACAGCAGTTTGTAGTCACTCCTAGGAAAAGGAAGAATCTAACAACTTGGAAGTGATTTAAGAAAACTCTATGTAAGGGAACTTTCCAGGTCAGAATTACAATTGCCCCCTTTCTTTCAGTAGGAGGCTATGAAGGGAGCTACATGTACAGAGTCCCAGAGCAATCAGTTGCTCAGGAGACCTCCTCCCTTCCTATGGATTCTTAAAGCCCCTTTTTTAACAGGAGGAGCCAGCAGCTTACGGAGGCCTCGGAACACATCTCCCTCAGCATCAGCCAGGGTCTTCCCTTGCTCAAAGGTGATGAgttttgaaatttctttctgaaaatggaaaacatgaagTTTATGAACATTAGAAAAGTACCTGCCCATGAAATAGGGTGCAGGGATAAGACAGTTTAACAGAGAGTTGAACATCACAATGAACAGACTGGGCAGGACATGCAAAAGCCTACACTGACTGATGTGCTTCTTGTAGACAAGAAGCCAATAAGCCACACCAGTgacattttagaaaaaacaacTGTGGGTTGGCTTGTGCTTTACAGCTTTCAGGTGTCACACCACAGACACACCAAAAAAGCAATCAGGGAAATCCAAAGACATAGTAACATACTTCTCCCACTTGTCTTTATCAACTGGCACATTCTCCATCAAGGCTGAAAGTTCCTCTTGTGGTCTTTTGGTAAAGGGGCAAATGCAGAATAATATTGCCTAAGAAGCACTGCCTCTCTGTCCCCATTTGATGGAGAGTGCTTTGCTACACCTCTCAACGACAGTGTCTCAGTTGGCTCCTCAATCATGGCAACAACACCTCATCAAGAACTCTGTAAACACCAAGTCTCTCAATTTAATTCCTAAAGTCAATTGCAATGCATTCAGCAACAGCCATCACACACAGCCGTGGTGTCTCACCAGATTGTCTTTGATGAGTTGTTGATAACGCAGGAAGATTTGCTGGCGACTCAAAACAGATGTTTCTGACCAGTTCCAAAAAGCCTTTTTGCAAGAAGCCATAGCTGCCTCCATCTCACTGGCCGTGGCTTTTGGTACACGGCCAACCACTTCATTTGTGgcctgaaggaaaaaacaaaccgcATTAAAACTCATCTCTACCTGTCCCTGCCAACCATTCAATGCTCCACGCCACACACCTAATATCCTTGTTCTACAAGGAGCTGTACTTCTGAGGGGAGAACCCAAAAGAAACTCCTTCCTTGGTGCATACAAAAGGCCTGGGCTACAACTGGAATAGTTCTGAAAACCTCCACTCCACACATCTCCAATTAGGCACCCAGAAAGCTGCAAATGCAGTGCTGATTTCCAAGTTGGAGTTGAAGTGACTTGTCTATCTTGAAGCTTATACAGAGTATAAGGCAAAGGTTTCTGTGGACTGTGGTCTTTTTCCTCTGCATCATCTTGGCTCATTTGCTGTCCCTCTTGCACACTAAATGAGGCAAGGTTCCTCTGGAAAAAGCAGTGTATGACTATGCAATTGGCACTGATGTTAGTTTACCTAGACCACTAGGTCAAAGTAAGATTCTTACAAGCAACCTTAGTTCTACAGTATCTTAAATTTAAAAGCTTGTCTTTGCCAGTTTAATCTCCTTCTAATGCACTCTTAAAAATTAAGTCTGCTTTGACATGACAAAAACATCAGGTACATCACTAAGAGAGAAATACtcaaaacaagagaaagaaaattaaacaagaaTGTTGGTCACTGCATAGAGACCAAATGAGCTTCATTAACATGGCTTGCTGCTCCAATCACTTCCACAAAGCAAATCAAAATAGGGCTTTACATAGATATGTTTTAGAAACTGCTGTCCAGATGCTTACTGGGGGGTCAGAATTCTGAGTGCAACCTCATTTCCATTTGTCTTTGGCAGAGGACTCAGACAAGTACAAGTGCTACTAATCTAAGATTATTTTGCACTGCACAGCATCCAGCCTCTAAATTCACTGTGAATGTTGTCGCTCACAGATAGAAGCTCTCTGAAAGGAGAGGAGCTTCAGCTGTCAGGACTTTTTACCGTGGTCTGAGAGTGAAATTAGTCTCTGTCAGGACTTCACATTCAGCTGGCATCAAATTACACCCGGCTGATTTCACACACAGGGTGAAAGAAACCCTTCAGAAATCTGACATACTGATCACAGAGCCTTTCTATGACCAAAAAAAATGTAAGCCAAGTTTAAGCTTCCTTTCCGGAGATCAGGGTTTTACTACACAGGGGAGATAAAGGAGGTCATCACTTTGCTAAGACTGACATTTCATGTGAAAAGAAAATCGAGAAGCAATTACACAGTGCTAAATCCATCTTAAGCTCCAAGTCTAAACCTTTCTCAAGAAATTTATGTACTTTCCCCTTTTACCAAATGCTTGAACAGAGGCACAGATC
It includes:
- the ALDH6A1 gene encoding methylmalonate-semialdehyde dehydrogenase [acylating], mitochondrial isoform X1, translating into MAAVARGAWGGRRRVALRLSRRAGAPWIASAAAFSSSSSVPTTKLFIDGKFVESKTTEWIDIHNPATNEVVGRVPKATASEMEAAMASCKKAFWNWSETSVLSRQQIFLRYQQLIKDNLKEISKLITFEQGKTLADAEGDVFRGLQVVEHACSVTSLILGETMPSITKDMDTYTYRLPLGVCAGIAPFNFPAMIPLWMFPMAMVCGNTFLMKPSERVPGALMFLAKLFQDAGAPNGTLNIIHGQHEAVNFICDHPDIRAISFVGSNQAGEYIYERGSRNGKRVQANMGAKNHGVVMPDANKENTLNQLVGAAFGAAGQRCMALSTAILVGEAQKWLPELVERAKNLRVNAGDQPGADLGPLISPQAKERVCHLIEKGVKEGASLLLDGRNIKVKGYENGNFVGPTILANVKPNMTCYKEEIFGPVLVVLEADTLDDAIEMVNNNPYGNGTAIFTTNGATARKYSHLVDVGQVGVNVPIPVPLPMFSFTGSRASFRGDTNFYGKQGVQFYTQLKTIISQWKEEDATVTKPAVVMPTMGN
- the ALDH6A1 gene encoding methylmalonate-semialdehyde dehydrogenase [acylating], mitochondrial isoform X3, whose amino-acid sequence is MAAVARGAWGGRRRVALRPTTKLFIDGKFVESKTTEWIDIHNPATNEVVGRVPKATASEMEAAMASCKKAFWNWSETSVLSRQQIFLRYQQLIKDNLKEISKLITFEQGKTLADAEGDVFRGLQVVEHACSVTSLILGETMPSITKDMDTYTYRLPLGVCAGIAPFNFPAMIPLWMFPMAMVCGNTFLMKPSERVPGALMFLAKLFQDAGAPNGTLNIIHGQHEAVNFICDHPDIRAISFVGSNQAGEYIYERGSRNGKRVQANMGAKNHGVVMPDANKENTLNQLVGAAFGAAGQRCMALSTAILVGEAQKWLPELVERAKNLRVNAGDQPGADLGPLISPQAKERVCHLIEKGVKEGASLLLDGRNIKVKGYENGNFVGPTILANVKPNMTCYKEEIFGPVLVVLEADTLDDAIEMVNNNPYGNGTAIFTTNGATARKYSHLVDVGQVGVNVPIPVPLPMFSFTGSRASFRGDTNFYGKQGVQFYTQLKTIISQWKEEDATVTKPAVVMPTMGN
- the ALDH6A1 gene encoding methylmalonate-semialdehyde dehydrogenase [acylating], mitochondrial isoform X2 — protein: MAAVARGAWGGRRRVALRLSRRAGAPWIASAAAFSSSSSPTTKLFIDGKFVESKTTEWIDIHNPATNEVVGRVPKATASEMEAAMASCKKAFWNWSETSVLSRQQIFLRYQQLIKDNLKEISKLITFEQGKTLADAEGDVFRGLQVVEHACSVTSLILGETMPSITKDMDTYTYRLPLGVCAGIAPFNFPAMIPLWMFPMAMVCGNTFLMKPSERVPGALMFLAKLFQDAGAPNGTLNIIHGQHEAVNFICDHPDIRAISFVGSNQAGEYIYERGSRNGKRVQANMGAKNHGVVMPDANKENTLNQLVGAAFGAAGQRCMALSTAILVGEAQKWLPELVERAKNLRVNAGDQPGADLGPLISPQAKERVCHLIEKGVKEGASLLLDGRNIKVKGYENGNFVGPTILANVKPNMTCYKEEIFGPVLVVLEADTLDDAIEMVNNNPYGNGTAIFTTNGATARKYSHLVDVGQVGVNVPIPVPLPMFSFTGSRASFRGDTNFYGKQGVQFYTQLKTIISQWKEEDATVTKPAVVMPTMGN